The window TCTAGCAGTGTAGGTATCTCTTAGCTCCTTCCAATTTAGAAAATCACCTGGATAATGCAAGCAAGGAGAATTCTCCTTTTGCAGGCTCTACTCCCTTGGTAGAAAATCCTCCTAGGAATATTCTATGGGTTATAGAATGCATGTTTCAAAAAATCACATGGAAGAGCAACTGGTAGCACAACCTCACACTTCCAAACAGTATCATTTTTCATCTATCAATGATGACAGTGATATTATCTATCATCTATTGTCATCCAGTGATGATAATGTCTTTTCAGAAACATAGAGAGCAGAAGTCAGGTTCTGTGAGGAGCAAGACTGATAAAACAATGCAAGAAACTGAGGACCAGTCCACATGAAGAAACGTTGACAAATCTCGTAATGTGACACAGCAAAGCTTCATCAGCATGTATCAGAATAGCACTACGATAACCCCCCAAATTTAGGCACTAGCACTTAATCAAAGACACAacaattttgggaaaaaatattttaggctaggcttatttaaaaagaaatagcattTAGCGAGGGTATTCATTTATTCTTACCTGTGCATTCAGGCATTGTCATTGAAATCTGTAATGTGTTCTAGATTTCGCTAGAAAGAATTTTTTCAAGTAATAGTTTTGCAACACAAATTGTCgattactgaaataaaatgtatACAGTTTAACTTTGATGAATGTATTCAGAGAGTCCTGTAGATTTTTGTTAGCTGTTACTTACTTGATAAATGACCCAGAACATGCTTACTCCAGTGTATGTTTATCTAAGAGCACACTAATCCTGTGCTGAAATATGATTACCCTTTCGATACGCTCTAGTTGTTCATTGCCTTCCTGTCTCTAATAAAGTGCTTTCACTTCCCAGCCTTTCAATAAGCTGTACTAGAGGGACCAGACACTCTTCTGGGCAGTCTCCGTTTGATAAATGATCATGTCATGCTATCACTTTGAGGTCTGCTACAAAATACTGACGAGCAAATTATATTCCATTGGGGGGGAAGGGCAAGCGCCTTAGTAGGCAGCTGTAGTGGTGGCAATAACGTTCTTACCAATTAACGATGGCCATCTAAGAATTGGTATTTGACCAGTATGCTCCAGTTTTTATCGGAAAcgtctagtccaactgccctaaCTACATCTATAGACAGCAATTTGTCACCATTTTGACTACCTGTCATAATCTATTTGAGAAAATCTATaatttttctcttgttcctgACTCAATTCTGAAGTGAATGAATTCATCTTTTGTGATATCCTCTTGTCATAATCAATACTGGGCAGAGGTTGAATAAATTAAAGACTtaggaaatacagatttttataggTATTTCTAGCTATCTTTTCTCTACCTATCCAAATACTCACACAAGTCATAATCTTCCCAAAACAAatgtaattaataaataaataacagagtcAGGCTTTTTGTAAACAGGAATagtcgtgtttttttttttaataggaatattgtttttaaaaaattccattaGTATTCCAACCCAAATACACTGCAGCCTAGAAGTCCTTGTGAACCTGACTAAAGTAAACCCGAAGCTTGATAGGATAAATAAATGAAGTAGCAAATGAtagcaaacaaagaaaagccaATTCTATTGAAATCAATTATATTCTTGATACCTGACCTCGGACATGCTTTTTACATGTGTTAGCTAGTCATAGTAAATTATTTTGCATGAATTGagaaaaattacttaattttgttCTGTCTACTGTTCAGACTGCATTATATAAACTTCAGTCATGTGAAACAAGGTCATATGCCTTGATGTCTGTTAATTACACTAACAATGTCCTGAATTAGACAGAACTTTAAGTGCTTGAATTTACTAGCCCTAATTTTCAACTACACTGAAATCAACATGGCAGTGCTGAAAAGCGAGGGAGTATGTGTTTTTATAATAATGTGAAAACACTGAGATAAATGTTTAGATATAAAATAATTATACTAATTATACAAAAGTAAGAAAAGTCTACACGAGAAGATTGTATTTCGTGCATTTCTTACGCCTTTCACATTTCCCTCTTTTGCAAAGACTACGTATAATTCCTGCTGCCATTTTACCTCTGCTACACAGATCACTGCTGTTGACCGGCCCTGCTCAGACGTGGATGACTCCTCTACAGCTCTTCTTCCCACCAGGTGAAGCAGGGCTGGGTACAGAGCTCTCTGACACTTCTCCGGTGGTCATGCAGCACCACCAGAGTCTCTGACCAAAGCCAGACATTCCTGGGGATGTTCTTGATGGCAATGATGAGGATGCAGGAATGGGAAATCAGGGGACATATAGCTTTTGGCATGAAAAAGAGGTATACATCAGAGTTTTGAAAACAGAGGGGCAAGAGGGAGGAGAATGGAGGCAGCTTGTGTGGCAATGAAAGAGCCTTTGCTGCGTATAACAAGTTCAGCCACCAGAAGCAATTAAATATATGTAGTACAATTATATACCTCCTAAAATCCTTTGAGCTGTCACAGCCATAGTATAATGTAAGCCATGGAATCATGAAATTCAGGGTTGCAAAAAACCTCATAACATACTCAAAACTTCtctcagctattttttttaaacagttagtGGATGTATAAGATTGTTCTCCTGCTAGATGTTCACTGTAAGTTAAAGCCTCTTAAACAGAGCTAAAACtgacttttttatatatactttgCATGGGCTACTGCTTTTTCAACagtttgttgttgatttttttttatttaaataagaattgGTATTAGTGATAAGTAGAACCTACTAAAAGGTAATCTCTAGAACACAGTAACTGTAGTTGGGAAGTGGGATATCCAGTTGCATTACACTATATGTTAAACACATTCAAGATGGTCATTAATTTTACAGGTCTGCAAAGACATCAATAGAAATACCCTATCCGCTCCATATTTTCAAAACTTGGAGATTGTTTAGAAAACACACTTTCAAAATTTACTGGAGCTTGATCCAAATGTAActgatagcagcagcagcagcagcagctaactCAAATACTCACcacataatttttcaaaaactgtGACCAAATAATATGGAAATCTAAATGTCTATTTGATTTGGGTAAATATTAACTCTGATCTTCCTGATGATGAAATATTGAAATTTAATAATGATTAAATATTATATACACAGTTACTGAGTAATGCAGTCTTTTTTGTCCTCTCCTTAATTCTGTTTCAGAAGatactattttttcctctgagacaCGGAAAGtgctgtctctgaactggcatcctcattcttaaaaataattggttttttCATAAGACAATCTTCTTTTAAGATCATCACAACTgaagtattttgtatttataagaaagaaaaaagtaaattaaaaaaattactgtaatatgttttatttagaaaatgattCCTTTTAAAAAGGAATGCTTTGGAAAGactacctatttaaaaaaaacattattttgatgtAACTAACACATTCAATATGGTTTTAATTACTGAGCAAAAGCCTACGTGAATTGTATTTTGATACGAATTCAAGCACAACTGCCAGCCAGAAACACAGCTTGAAATATGACGCATTATTAATCCTCTAGTAAAAAAGAAATGTATCATACAACGTTTCTTAATATTCAAATGTAAAAAATTAGGAGTCCAAATAAAGTATATTGACCTAGATCACGGATAGATTATGCACACAAAATATTGAAATCTCTTCATTAGTAAACAGAACTGCCAAATTTAATGTAAAAGATATTAGGTGTTTTAAGACATAATAAGAATGGTTATTTTAATAATTACTAACCAATGAAAGTTAACTTTTCTAAGGAAATAGAATGTATATGAAAACCAGTAATGAAAGAGTTTATTTTAATCAAGGCTTTGTCTTGGTGATTCGGGGTAccatttaagaaaattaatttccgtgtttattaattaaaaaaataaaaaattcaaaaaaagcagaatacaAATGCCTATGGTttatattaaatgaaaacagtgtttATTAAGTCATTTATAAAGTTTGTTCGATGCCTCCACCCTGCAATGATGACGTCAGCATACTGTTCAACATAAATTTGATATTCAGTTACTAACTGGACACTAAAATTATTTGTTAACTGCTCTTTATGTCAAGAAATGGAAGACATCATAActtataaaaataatgagaagtaACAAGGCCAATATTCTATTCCTTTTTGCGAAGATAAGCTAGAAATTGTAAGTCTAGAACATTCTGTTTGAACCACATTTGCTactgcaaaaggaagagcaaaaatacttttatttcatttattttggctgCTACTGTGGAAGTTAGAGCTCTTGTTTATGAAGATGTGCCTTTCCTTAGCaaaaatttatgaaagaaattcAGTGTATACTTTAATGACAAATACTTCTTATGATACTCCAGCCACAATAGTCAAAAAGTCATTTTGATATTGTAACAGCTGCAAAATCAGCTAAATGATCTGATATCCAAGAAGCGTcttttatttacaataaaatagAGAATTAAAAACTATAATATGgtaaaatattgcaaattaattaaaaaacaatgtCCGTGTCATCTTTGCAAATTAAAGCACTCGTAGTTACTCAGGTGGCCAAAATATACATACTAAATCTACATTTTGGACATATTATATTATAGTTATAACTTCCATGCATTTACTACTCAGTTGATAGACGCATGCACAATTGCCACTTTACGTAGGATTAAAGGACATTTGGGCATCCTAGATAAACAGTTCTCCATTTTTAGTCTCAACAAGATTTCTGGATGAGAAAAGATAGCATGCTTGGAAAGTCAGAGGTTCAGTAACTCACCTATTTAGTGATAAAGATGAATATGACTAACTTCTTATCACCCATACTAAATAGAACAAGTCTCTATTTTAATACCTTCATATGTTGAAGTTGATTGTCAACTGCTCTAAGATAAGAAAGATTTTCCAAAACTGCCAGTTCTTCTAATTCATCAATGTTGTTATTGCTGATGTTCAACACAGACAAAGatttctggaggaagaaaagcagaaagagaaaattatttttttttccatgccatgCATGAGTCAAGTTGTAAATTCTTGTTAAAGGAAGAACAAGCATATGAAGCAGAAACACGCAAATACAACTACCACATACCTCACATGTAGTTTTATGTTGGCTTTCCCTCTTCTcctaaaatgctgtttattttggttttgatgtcaaacaaaagtaagatttttttcttgattatttcaGGAATTCTTAGGAAATagagaatttttgtttttctctaaaaatgttCAAATGCTTTAGAGTTATGCAAGTGCTACTAACTCTACATTTTAAGTAtgaaacagacacagaaaatgaCTGCCTTTTCCAAGGTTACATCTGAACTGCATAGAGCTGAAATCCATATCTGATATCTATGTAGTCCCATTTAACAACTGGACTACGCTGTTTCTCTTTCAGGCTTGATCCTACAAATCTCTCGGTATACATACCGCTGGTCCTTGCCCCTTCTTTGGAACATTAGCGGGTCACATAATGCACTTTGCCTTTTGTAATGGACAATAGTTAGAGAGATCTTTACATTctagataaaaaataaatctgtttcatGTGTTTATCTCAGGAAACACTTAAATGTTGTTTCATGTAAAAGGAACAAGACGTCTATATCTCTAGAAGATGAAAAAGCACACCTAATCCCGTAAATTTAGAATTATACCAGATATGGGATTTACCATTAGATAGAAAATGCCTGTTTCAGCAGTGTATACAAGAAATGTAACCCCCTTCTAAAATCTGAACAAGATCTACATCGCAGGCAGAAATTACCAGTATCATCCTGATACACATAGTTCATAAACTTAATCTCCTCAGTCAAAAGATTCATGATATTGTCATCGTCAAAACATTTGCTTGTAGTGCACTGAGACCTATATAGCCCCATGTTTTTGGCTCTTTTATTGCTGACAACATTAAGAGGCAGAAATAGATAGAAGAAGGTGAAGTCAGAAGTGATGTCTTAAACAGGGACAAAACACTTAGTACTCAAAACATCAAAACAGAATGCTTATATGTGTAGCATCCACAAAGATGTTACATGGTCAAGAATGCAAAGtgtttcttaaaaagcaaaacaaaaaaaacccacaacaccagAAGACCATGAATAAAAGCCACGAAGAATAAAACACTGGTGActctaggccaggatgctgaaaaacactgaaatatatgGGTTATCCTGGGAAAATTATAGCTATATAACAAAGTATTACTGTATAACAAAGTAAAAGTGGTCTCTCAAGAATGGCTCATTTCTATTACAGGCAAATGGCAATACTTGGATTACTTAATCTCAAAACAGCAAGAATTAGAGCTAGGTCAAATGTTCATGATACACACATGACAAAAGAACTCACTAAAAAGTTAATCTTCACAAAAAAAGCTCATCAAATCCTGACAACACTTTGGGAGatacagcaagatgattttttttttagtatagaaCTATATATATTAGTAAatgaagtatattttaaaatctccaaaaaatatttgttgtttaCTGAGAAATTAACctgttgaaagaaaacttcaaaagCTGACTTTTCTGAAATCTTGACATAGAACAACATAGAAAAATTGCAGAACTAAAACTGAAAGCTTTTGATTGTGTTGCTCTTAATatccagaaaaaaagctgtttgcacCTTTTGCCATTGCATTCCCTAGAGAAATACAGGAGGCAGTAAATAAACTAATGTAACAATCAAATCAGAGAAGTATCAACAAGCCAATGCACTACAAGCTAAGTTGACTAAGAGAACTGTAATAAATTCctaccctttttttaatttattcacatTTTGTTGGTATAGGGCATTCACACATTTCTTTACTTCCTCTCTCTAttctcatttccatttccatttccatccttcaccaaaaaataaatgaagtagtAGAATCTGCTGGACTCCTTGTTTATATGAGAATTGAGATGGGAATCTCCCAAAAATGACACCAattgggagaaaaggaaaacacacagtGATCATGTACTAATCACTTCCCTTGAAAATACTGATCTACTGATTAACGGCTCACTGAAATTCTCAAAATGTACTTACTGCCAGGGACCGAAGGGATCTTGGATCAAACAGAAGCTTTTCGCCAAGAGGGAGTTGTTGACTTTCAATATGTAGCTCCCTTATTTCTTCTAGTTTATTCAAACCCTCTACTACAGTGATGCAGTTGCCCCCCAAATACCTGCAGAGTAGTACACAAAATAGATTTAATATCCTTTGAAAGCAAAAGCTAACACAAGGCctcaatatatataaaaaaaaaattaaatattttaagtattattGAATAATACTTGGAAATTataatagaaaaagtaaataaccTAGCATGCAAATAGAACATACAGCTAACAGATCCAAGGGATTTTTAGGGGTTTTATATATTGctactattattattaaatgTCTGAAAAacgaaaataatttaaatgaagatAAATACGTTAAGATGATATGCCATCACTTATATCATAGAAcactctgttaaaaaaatcataaggaattacttttatttgaaaagcaaCATTTAAGAGCTGAAAGGACATTACTAGCTACATAATTTTTTGATTTCTTAGTCTAATAATTATTCTTTTAGTATTCAAATAAATACATGACTTTCAACTTACAGTTTTTCAAGGTTTTTCAGCGATGAGAGATTTTCTATACACGTAATACAATTGTTCTGAAGGTAAAGGTGTGTTATATTTGAAGCAAAGTCCAAGTTCTGGATTTGACTGATTTGGTTATCATATAAATACAGAACTCTAAGATTTTTACACAAAGGGACATCaccctgaaataaaaaataacaaataaatgctACATAGAGTTCACTCACTGCCTGCTTCTGGAAGCTGTTGATTGTTTTTGTATTTAAGTTGTGCTGCACAATTTATACATTTTCATCTTTAACAAACACTTTTAACAactatttttcccagaaaaactGATTGTCAGTAATCATCTCCTGCACAGATTTAAGACTGAAATCTATCATTGCTGTTCTGCCATACAGAAGCTGAGGACTACAGCCATTATCAGCAGATACATCACATCCTGTgtgacttagaatcatagaatcgttttggttgcaagagacctttaagatcatcaagtccaaccgttaacctaacactgccaagttaccagtaaaccacgtccctcagcaccacatctacatgtctttcaaatacctccagggatggcgactcaaccacttccctgggaggcctcttccaatgcttgacaaccctttacgtgaagaaatttttcctaatattcaatctgaacctcctctggtgcaatttaagaccgtttcctcttgtcctattggcTGTTACTTGGGAGATCAACtgccaccttgctacaacctcctttcaggtagttgtagagagcgataaggtctcccctcagccttcttttttccaggctgaacaaccccagttccctcagctgctcctcataaggcttgttctctagacccctcatcagcctcgttgctcttctttggatatgctccagcatctcaatgtctttcttgtaatgaggggcccaa of the Larus michahellis chromosome 2, bLarMic1.1, whole genome shotgun sequence genome contains:
- the PPP1R42 gene encoding protein phosphatase 1 regulatory subunit 42 isoform X2 yields the protein MGRQGGTPELQPCSGDVPLCKNLRVLYLYDNQISQIQNLDFASNITHLYLQNNCITCIENLSSLKNLEKLYLGGNCITVVEGLNKLEEIRELHIESQQLPLGEKLLFDPRSLRSLAKSLSVLNISNNNIDELEELAVLENLSYLRAVDNQLQHMKDLEVVLNKWTKLRRLDLAGNPICHKPKYRDRIVVQSWTLESLDGKEIKETERRFLVNWKASKAARKKNKERMTNEHTAYLHFSDFEAPYSIPFHYSPSVKEETNFLALSEMHKVERKPLPRILDKK